The following proteins are encoded in a genomic region of uncultured Vibrio sp.:
- the gltB gene encoding glutamate synthase large subunit — MALYDPSLEKDNCGFGLIAHMEGEQSHKLVRTAISALDRMTHRGGIAADGKTGDGCGLLLQKPDSYLRLVAEESGFNLGKQYAVGMIFFSQDPIKAQQAREIVNKELAQETLTIAGWREVPTNSEVLGPIALHSVPNIQQVFISAPAGWRERDIERRLYIARRRIEKQITEDPDFYICSLSTQVLVYKGLCMPADLPRFYLDLADLRMESAICLFHQRFSTNTQPRWPLAQPFRYLAHNGEINTIEGNRQWARARAYKFSSPLLPDLQTAAPFVNETGSDSSSLDNMLDLFLAGGMDIFRAMRMLVPPAWQNHPDMDQDLRAFYDFNSKHMEPWDGPAGIVLSDGRYAACNLDRNGLRPARYVITKDKLITLASEVGIWNYAPDEVAKKGRVGPGELLVVDTRKGKLWQSSEIDNDLKSRHPYREWMANNVRKLTPFADLAQDQVGERNFDEDLLKTYQKQFAMNNEEVDQVLRVLGEMGQEAVGSMGDDTPMAVLSSKERLVTDYFRQKFAQVTNPPIDPLREQHVMSLATSIGQEMNVFCETDGHAHRVTFDSPVLLYSDMQQLLGLSDDHYRNTILDINYNPQERNLEEAIHFLCDQAEQVVREGTVLVVLSDRALVKGKLPIPAAMAVGAVQTRLANANLRCDANIVVETATARDPHQFAVLLGFGATAVYPYLAYEALGKLVDDGVLNKEYRDVMQNYQYGINKGLYKIMSKMGISTIASYRCSQLFEAVGLSQQVVDLCFKGVATRIAGANFEDFQQDLTNLSRKAWTKRKSIEQGGLLKYVHGGEYHAYNPDVVGTLQTAVKSGDINDYQSYAKQVNQRPVAMLRDLMRLKKADSPLSLDKVEPKNDLFKRFDSAAMSIGALSPEAHEALATAMNRLGGYSNSGEGGEDPRRFGTERNSRIKQIASGRFGVTPHYLTNADVLQIKVAQGAKPGEGGQLPGHKVTAEIAKLRYSVQGVTLISPPPHHDIYSIEDLAQLIFDLKQVNPKALVSVKLVSEPGVGTIATGVAKAYADLITISGYDGGTAASPLTSVKYAGSPWELGLAETQQALVANGLRHKIRLQVDGGLKTGLDVVKAAILGAESFGFGTAPMVAMGCKFLRICHLNNCATGVATQDETLRKEYFKGLPEMVMNYFTGLAEEVRGLLAELGVEKLTDLIGRTDLLEAVEGFTAKQTKLDLSNILESPVSSDGHPLFWTEPNTPFDRAELNQRIVDDAIAAVEEGCSASFYYNVINTDRSVGARLSGEIAQRYGNQGLAGSPIKIHLDGTAGQSFGVWNAGGLELYLTGDANDYVGKGMAGGKIAIKPHLGTAFKCNEATIIGNTCLYGATGGKLFAAGKAGERFGVRNSGTIAVIEGAGDNACEYMTGGIVAILGETGVNFGAGMTGGFAYVLDEKQSFQGRVNNESVEAISLSDLYIHQEHLRGLIAEHLEETGSSHAEHILANFDEWIPKFYLVKPQAADLNTLLGHQSRSSAELRVQAQ, encoded by the coding sequence ATGGCTCTTTATGATCCAAGTCTTGAGAAAGACAACTGTGGATTTGGCTTGATCGCTCATATGGAAGGCGAGCAAAGTCACAAGCTGGTTCGTACAGCAATTTCCGCGCTTGACCGTATGACCCACCGTGGTGGTATCGCCGCCGATGGTAAAACTGGTGATGGTTGTGGTCTTCTACTACAAAAGCCCGATTCCTACTTACGCCTAGTCGCTGAAGAAAGTGGTTTTAACCTTGGTAAGCAATATGCCGTGGGGATGATTTTCTTTAGCCAAGATCCTATCAAAGCTCAGCAAGCGCGAGAAATCGTTAACAAAGAACTCGCTCAAGAAACACTGACCATTGCAGGTTGGCGAGAAGTACCAACAAACTCTGAAGTGCTGGGCCCGATAGCCCTACACTCCGTACCAAATATCCAACAAGTATTTATCTCCGCACCTGCAGGGTGGCGTGAGCGAGATATTGAACGCCGTCTATATATAGCTCGACGTCGCATTGAAAAGCAGATCACGGAAGATCCAGATTTTTATATCTGTAGCTTATCAACACAAGTGTTGGTCTATAAAGGACTTTGCATGCCGGCAGACTTGCCACGTTTCTATCTGGATCTTGCCGATCTACGCATGGAATCCGCAATTTGTCTGTTCCACCAGCGCTTTTCCACCAATACTCAGCCACGTTGGCCATTAGCCCAACCGTTCCGCTATCTGGCGCATAATGGTGAAATCAATACCATTGAAGGTAACCGTCAATGGGCGCGAGCTCGTGCTTACAAGTTCTCATCTCCGTTGTTACCTGATCTGCAAACCGCTGCGCCATTCGTCAACGAAACTGGCTCAGACTCTTCCAGTTTAGATAACATGCTGGATCTGTTCCTTGCAGGTGGTATGGATATTTTCCGTGCGATGCGCATGCTTGTGCCGCCAGCATGGCAGAACCACCCAGACATGGACCAGGATCTGCGTGCTTTCTACGATTTTAACTCGAAGCATATGGAACCATGGGATGGCCCTGCGGGCATCGTATTATCTGATGGTCGTTACGCTGCATGTAACCTGGATCGAAACGGTCTGCGTCCGGCACGTTATGTGATCACCAAAGACAAGTTGATCACACTTGCCTCTGAGGTTGGTATTTGGAATTACGCGCCAGATGAAGTGGCGAAAAAAGGCCGTGTCGGTCCGGGTGAGCTGCTGGTTGTCGATACCCGAAAAGGTAAATTGTGGCAATCGAGTGAGATCGACAACGATCTGAAGAGTCGTCACCCATACCGTGAATGGATGGCAAACAACGTACGTAAACTCACGCCATTTGCTGATCTGGCTCAAGATCAGGTTGGCGAGCGTAATTTTGACGAAGATTTGCTTAAGACCTACCAAAAGCAATTCGCCATGAATAACGAAGAAGTCGACCAAGTACTGCGTGTACTCGGTGAAATGGGACAAGAAGCAGTGGGCTCCATGGGGGATGATACCCCAATGGCCGTGCTGTCTTCAAAAGAACGCCTAGTGACCGACTACTTCCGTCAGAAATTTGCTCAGGTGACTAACCCGCCGATTGATCCATTACGTGAACAGCACGTGATGTCACTGGCAACCAGTATCGGTCAGGAAATGAACGTCTTCTGTGAAACCGACGGGCACGCGCATCGTGTCACGTTCGACTCACCGGTTCTGCTTTATTCCGATATGCAGCAGCTGCTTGGACTGAGTGACGATCACTATCGCAATACCATTCTCGACATTAACTACAATCCGCAAGAAAGAAACCTCGAGGAAGCGATTCACTTCCTGTGTGATCAAGCGGAACAAGTGGTTCGTGAAGGTACCGTTCTGGTCGTACTGTCTGATCGCGCTTTGGTAAAAGGCAAGTTACCAATCCCTGCGGCAATGGCGGTAGGAGCGGTACAAACTCGCCTCGCCAATGCCAACTTGCGCTGTGATGCTAACATTGTGGTCGAAACCGCAACAGCACGGGACCCACACCAATTTGCCGTTCTGCTCGGCTTTGGTGCTACAGCAGTTTATCCATACTTAGCCTATGAAGCGCTCGGTAAGTTGGTCGATGATGGTGTACTCAATAAAGAATACCGCGACGTGATGCAAAACTACCAGTACGGCATCAATAAAGGCCTGTACAAAATCATGTCGAAAATGGGGATCTCAACCATCGCCTCATACCGCTGTTCTCAGCTGTTTGAAGCAGTCGGTTTAAGTCAGCAGGTAGTTGATCTCTGCTTTAAAGGTGTCGCGACACGAATTGCCGGAGCGAACTTTGAAGATTTCCAGCAAGATCTGACTAACCTTTCCCGTAAAGCATGGACAAAACGTAAGTCGATTGAACAAGGTGGTTTGTTGAAATACGTGCATGGTGGTGAATACCATGCCTACAACCCCGATGTCGTCGGAACGCTGCAAACGGCAGTTAAATCGGGCGACATCAATGACTATCAATCCTACGCGAAGCAGGTAAACCAACGTCCGGTTGCTATGCTGCGTGATTTAATGAGGTTGAAGAAAGCCGATTCCCCGTTATCACTGGATAAAGTTGAACCCAAAAACGATCTGTTCAAACGTTTCGACTCTGCGGCGATGTCTATCGGTGCATTGAGCCCAGAAGCACACGAAGCCCTGGCAACGGCGATGAACCGACTCGGTGGTTACTCAAACTCTGGTGAAGGCGGTGAAGATCCTCGCCGTTTTGGTACCGAACGTAACTCACGAATTAAACAGATTGCCTCGGGTCGATTTGGGGTAACGCCGCACTATCTAACCAATGCGGATGTTCTGCAAATCAAAGTCGCTCAAGGGGCAAAACCGGGCGAAGGTGGTCAGCTACCGGGCCATAAAGTAACGGCTGAAATCGCTAAGTTGCGTTATTCCGTTCAGGGCGTGACACTCATCTCCCCTCCTCCGCACCACGATATTTACTCGATTGAGGATTTAGCACAGCTGATCTTCGATCTGAAGCAAGTCAACCCGAAAGCGCTGGTTTCGGTGAAGCTCGTATCCGAACCGGGTGTCGGCACTATCGCCACCGGTGTGGCAAAAGCGTATGCTGACCTGATTACTATTTCAGGTTATGACGGTGGTACGGCTGCAAGTCCACTGACCTCAGTAAAATACGCCGGTAGCCCTTGGGAGCTTGGCTTAGCTGAAACTCAACAAGCTCTGGTTGCCAACGGTCTACGTCATAAAATTCGCTTGCAGGTCGATGGTGGTCTGAAAACGGGTTTAGACGTCGTAAAAGCGGCGATCTTGGGTGCCGAAAGCTTTGGCTTTGGTACCGCGCCTATGGTTGCGATGGGCTGTAAGTTCTTGCGTATCTGTCACCTAAACAACTGTGCGACAGGTGTTGCTACTCAGGACGAAACCCTGCGTAAAGAGTACTTCAAAGGCTTGCCAGAAATGGTGATGAACTACTTCACAGGCCTTGCAGAAGAGGTACGCGGTTTGCTCGCAGAACTTGGGGTCGAAAAGCTGACCGACTTAATTGGCCGTACCGATTTGCTTGAAGCTGTCGAAGGTTTCACCGCAAAACAAACCAAACTGGATCTGTCTAATATTCTGGAATCACCTGTTTCTTCAGACGGGCACCCTCTGTTCTGGACAGAACCAAACACGCCATTTGATCGAGCAGAGCTGAACCAACGAATCGTTGATGATGCCATTGCTGCTGTAGAAGAGGGTTGCTCAGCCAGCTTCTACTACAATGTGATCAACACTGATCGCTCTGTAGGCGCACGCCTGTCTGGTGAAATCGCGCAGCGCTATGGCAACCAAGGCCTGGCAGGCTCACCAATTAAGATTCACCTAGACGGTACGGCTGGTCAGTCATTTGGGGTATGGAACGCTGGAGGTCTCGAACTTTACCTGACCGGTGATGCCAATGACTATGTCGGTAAAGGCATGGCGGGAGGCAAGATTGCCATCAAGCCACATCTAGGTACTGCGTTCAAATGTAACGAAGCAACCATCATCGGTAACACCTGTTTGTATGGTGCGACTGGCGGCAAATTGTTCGCAGCGGGTAAAGCTGGTGAGCGTTTTGGTGTCCGTAACTCAGGCACCATCGCCGTGATTGAAGGTGCGGGTGATAACGCATGTGAATACATGACTGGTGGTATTGTTGCTATTCTTGGTGAAACGGGCGTGAACTTTGGTGCGGGTATGACGGGTGGATTTGCCTATGTACTGGATGAGAAACAAAGCTTCCAAGGTCGTGTCAACAACGAATCGGTTGAAGCTATTTCACTGTCTGATCTGTACATACATCAAGAACATCTTCGTGGTCTGATTGCCGAGCATTTAGAAGAGACGGGCTCTAGTCACGCAGAGCATATTTTGGCGAACTTTGATGAATGGATTCCGAAGTTCTACTTGGTGAAACCTCAAGCCGCCGATTTAAATACGCTGCTTGGTCACCAAAGTCGCAGCTCTGCTGAACTGCGCGTTCAAGCCCAATAA
- a CDS encoding FAD-dependent oxidoreductase translates to MSQNVYQFIDVQRVDPAKKPIKIRKIEFVEIYEPFTKQQATAQADRCLDCGNPYCEWKCPVHNYIPQWLKLANEGRILEAAELSHQTNSLPEVCGRVCPQDRLCEGSCTLNDDFGAVTIGNIEKYINDKAFEMGWKPDMSQVEWTDKKVAIIGAGPAGLAAADILVRNGVKPVVFDRYPEIGGLLTFGIPSFKLEKGVMENRRRVFTEMGVEFRMNVEVGKDVQMQELIDEYDAVFLGVGTYKNMRAGLENEEAPGVYDALPFLISNTYKVMNLKSSQPYIDMAGKKVVVLGGGDTAMDCVRTSIRQGASNVICAYRRDEANMPGSRREVKNAKEEGVNFMFNLQPLGLEIDASGKVTGVKVVKTALGEPDEAGRRRPEPVEGSEHVLAADAVIMAFGFQPHQMDWLTPFNVDLDQWGRIKAPLKQEFQYQTSNEKIFAGGDAVRGSDLVVTAIDEGRKAAEGILDYLEV, encoded by the coding sequence ATGAGCCAGAACGTTTATCAATTTATCGATGTTCAACGCGTAGATCCGGCGAAAAAGCCAATTAAAATTCGTAAGATTGAGTTTGTTGAAATCTACGAACCGTTTACTAAACAACAGGCAACGGCACAGGCTGACCGTTGCTTAGATTGTGGTAACCCTTACTGTGAATGGAAGTGTCCGGTTCACAACTATATCCCTCAATGGCTAAAACTGGCTAATGAAGGGCGTATTCTGGAAGCCGCGGAGCTGTCTCACCAAACCAATAGCTTACCCGAAGTGTGTGGCCGAGTTTGTCCACAGGACCGCTTATGTGAAGGGTCATGTACACTCAATGATGACTTTGGTGCCGTCACCATAGGTAACATCGAGAAGTACATTAACGATAAAGCTTTTGAGATGGGCTGGAAGCCTGATATGTCTCAGGTAGAGTGGACAGACAAGAAAGTCGCCATCATCGGTGCTGGTCCAGCAGGTCTAGCGGCGGCGGACATCTTAGTTCGTAACGGTGTGAAACCTGTCGTGTTTGACCGCTACCCCGAGATTGGTGGCCTGCTGACCTTCGGTATCCCTTCATTCAAACTTGAAAAAGGGGTCATGGAGAATCGCCGCCGCGTTTTCACTGAAATGGGTGTCGAGTTCCGCATGAATGTCGAAGTCGGTAAAGATGTGCAGATGCAAGAACTTATCGATGAGTACGATGCTGTTTTCCTTGGTGTGGGTACTTACAAAAACATGCGTGCTGGCTTGGAAAACGAAGAAGCACCTGGTGTATATGATGCCCTGCCATTTTTGATTTCCAACACCTATAAAGTGATGAACCTTAAGAGTAGCCAGCCTTATATAGACATGGCAGGTAAGAAAGTCGTGGTACTCGGTGGCGGTGATACCGCAATGGACTGTGTACGTACTTCTATCCGTCAGGGTGCATCCAACGTCATCTGTGCCTATCGTCGTGACGAAGCCAATATGCCGGGCTCACGTCGAGAAGTTAAAAATGCCAAAGAAGAAGGCGTGAATTTCATGTTCAACCTTCAACCTCTGGGGCTGGAAATCGATGCATCTGGTAAAGTGACGGGCGTGAAAGTGGTGAAAACAGCACTTGGTGAACCTGATGAAGCAGGCCGACGTCGTCCTGAGCCCGTTGAAGGCAGTGAGCACGTATTGGCGGCTGATGCGGTTATCATGGCCTTTGGTTTCCAACCGCATCAAATGGATTGGTTAACTCCTTTCAATGTGGACCTTGACCAGTGGGGTCGAATTAAAGCACCTCTGAAACAAGAGTTTCAGTACCAAACCAGTAACGAAAAAATCTTTGCCGGTGGTGACGCGGTACGCGGCTCTGACCTAGTGGTTACGGCTATCGACGAAGGCCGAAAAGCAGCTGAAGGTATCCTCGACTACTTGGAAGTCTAA
- a CDS encoding DUF1499 domain-containing protein, producing MKKFALLSIVLFGLTACSQGVPTMIDRSQTPCGNKPNCVSTQDSREEHYLEPFLLTESATLDAIEQAALKLPGAKTAVKEGDYLRIECTSKIMRFVDDLELKISDDKLIVRSESRIGYSDFGVNRKRVNQLRAELSDAGLIK from the coding sequence ATGAAAAAATTTGCTCTCCTTTCTATCGTTCTTTTCGGCTTAACCGCGTGCAGCCAAGGAGTACCAACCATGATCGATCGCTCTCAAACGCCATGTGGAAACAAACCAAACTGTGTTTCCACCCAAGATTCTCGCGAAGAGCACTATCTTGAACCATTCCTGCTGACAGAGTCCGCAACACTCGATGCAATTGAGCAAGCGGCTCTCAAACTACCTGGAGCAAAAACAGCAGTAAAAGAAGGCGATTATCTACGTATCGAATGTACATCCAAGATCATGCGCTTTGTTGATGATCTCGAGCTAAAAATCAGTGACGATAAGCTCATCGTTCGCTCTGAATCACGTATTGGATATTCAGATTTCGGCGTTAACCGAAAGCGAGTAAATCAATTACGCGCAGAACTCTCTGACGCAGGGCTCATCAAATAG
- the mtnN gene encoding 5'-methylthioadenosine/S-adenosylhomocysteine nucleosidase, with the protein MKVGIIGAMEQEVTILKEAMTNCHTVNKAGCTYFSGQINGVDVVLLQSGIGKVAAAVGTTILLDEYQPDVVINTGSAGGFDSSLNLGDVVISTEVRHHDADVTAFGYEIGQMAGQPAAFKADEKLMELAEKALAQMENKHAVRGLICTGDAFVCTAERQAFIREHFPSVIAVEMEASAIAQTCHQFNTPFVVVRAISDVADKESPMSFEEFLPLAAKSSSEMVFKMLELVK; encoded by the coding sequence ATGAAAGTCGGTATCATCGGTGCGATGGAACAAGAAGTGACCATCCTGAAAGAAGCAATGACAAACTGCCACACGGTCAACAAAGCAGGCTGTACGTATTTCTCAGGTCAAATTAACGGTGTAGATGTAGTACTTCTGCAATCGGGCATCGGTAAAGTTGCCGCTGCTGTGGGTACGACCATCTTACTTGATGAATACCAACCTGACGTTGTGATCAACACAGGCTCTGCCGGTGGTTTCGACTCCAGTTTGAATCTAGGTGATGTTGTCATCTCTACGGAAGTACGTCACCACGATGCCGATGTAACCGCATTCGGCTACGAAATCGGCCAAATGGCAGGCCAACCTGCGGCATTCAAAGCAGATGAGAAGCTGATGGAGCTGGCAGAAAAAGCATTAGCCCAGATGGAAAACAAACACGCGGTACGCGGCCTAATTTGTACAGGTGATGCTTTCGTTTGCACCGCGGAGCGTCAAGCATTTATCCGCGAGCATTTCCCATCAGTGATCGCAGTTGAGATGGAAGCATCAGCCATTGCTCAAACTTGCCACCAGTTCAATACGCCATTTGTGGTTGTACGTGCGATTTCAGACGTCGCAGACAAAGAATCACCAATGAGCTTCGAAGAGTTTTTACCGTTAGCGGCGAAAAGCTCCTCAGAAATGGTGTTCAAAATGCTCGAGTTGGTCAAATAA
- a CDS encoding cobalamin biosynthesis family protein produces MDETFQQLYTNGALLIMWSALLFHLILPIPHSAHPLTLWRKIAEQLASKVNRHHSYSQSILAGSLSILLMILPCLVLLIALKPLVWKAPLYELALLLLALDWRSSERLTKQLVSAMSNEDKPLCRQQLKPYLNRDTDSLSLLGVGKAGAETIIMGYGRNVICVLFWYALAGGIGAFLYRLIAELARTWSPSRKQYSPFGKPVIQLLAALEIIPLRLFAVFIASGKSLSTVISGIKQQAQSWPLPGPAWLLCSVGHKLQLSLGGPAIYLGTRAERAKIGGRIALSAIHLAQIQALLVWRILAWIVIQSLLLGLIYQGL; encoded by the coding sequence ATGGACGAAACTTTTCAGCAACTTTATACCAATGGTGCGCTCCTGATAATGTGGAGCGCACTGCTATTTCATTTAATACTGCCCATTCCTCATTCTGCGCATCCCTTAACCTTGTGGCGTAAAATAGCCGAGCAGCTGGCCAGCAAGGTGAATCGACACCATAGCTATTCACAAAGCATACTCGCAGGCAGCCTTTCCATTCTCCTCATGATATTGCCTTGTTTGGTGCTGTTGATCGCTCTAAAACCTCTAGTCTGGAAAGCACCGCTGTATGAGTTGGCCCTATTACTGCTCGCGTTAGATTGGCGAAGCAGTGAGAGGTTGACCAAACAACTCGTCAGCGCCATGTCCAACGAGGACAAACCGTTATGCCGCCAGCAATTAAAACCGTATCTCAATCGTGATACCGACAGCCTTTCTCTTTTAGGGGTAGGAAAAGCAGGAGCGGAAACGATCATTATGGGCTACGGCCGAAATGTCATTTGTGTTCTGTTCTGGTATGCACTTGCGGGTGGTATCGGTGCTTTCCTTTACCGACTCATCGCAGAGCTTGCTCGTACCTGGTCGCCAAGCCGCAAACAGTATTCACCCTTTGGCAAGCCCGTCATTCAGCTTCTCGCTGCACTTGAAATCATCCCGTTGCGCTTGTTCGCTGTGTTTATTGCATCAGGGAAGAGCCTATCCACAGTTATAAGCGGAATAAAACAGCAAGCCCAATCCTGGCCGTTACCCGGGCCAGCGTGGTTGCTGTGCAGTGTCGGACACAAGTTACAACTCTCTTTGGGTGGACCTGCGATATATCTAGGAACACGAGCCGAACGAGCTAAAATTGGTGGACGTATCGCGCTTTCAGCCATACATCTTGCGCAGATCCAAGCACTCTTGGTTTGGCGTATATTGGCTTGGATTGTTATCCAAAGCCTTCTTCTAGGACTGATTTATCAAGGATTATGA
- the btuF gene encoding vitamin B12 ABC transporter substrate-binding protein BtuF has protein sequence MSKIAVSMSLLFSSIVLANEPAQRVISLAPHATELAYAAGLGDKLIAVSESSDYPEQANKLEKVSNYQGVKLERIIALRPDLVIAWPSGNPAKELEKLAQFDVPIFYSTTSSLEGIADNIEQLSLYSENPQVGQKAADNFRTGLKALKDKYNTEDKVRYFYQLSEKPIITVAGKNWPSEVFTFCGGENIFSSASSPYPQVSIEQIITRQPDVIFTSRHAMSSDGMWSEWKSEVPALKDGHIWSLNADWINRPTPRTLNAITEVCDYFESVRQKR, from the coding sequence ATGTCTAAAATTGCCGTATCAATGTCACTTTTGTTTTCATCAATCGTACTGGCTAACGAGCCAGCGCAACGTGTAATTAGCTTAGCTCCACACGCGACCGAGTTAGCCTATGCCGCGGGGCTGGGAGACAAACTGATCGCGGTGAGCGAGTCGAGTGATTATCCGGAACAAGCGAACAAGCTAGAGAAAGTCTCCAATTACCAAGGGGTAAAGCTAGAACGTATCATTGCGCTTCGTCCGGACTTGGTCATTGCCTGGCCTTCAGGTAATCCAGCCAAAGAGCTGGAAAAGCTCGCCCAGTTTGATGTCCCTATCTTTTACTCTACGACAAGCTCACTGGAGGGAATTGCCGACAACATCGAGCAATTGAGTCTCTACAGCGAAAACCCACAAGTAGGCCAAAAAGCCGCTGACAATTTTAGAACCGGGTTAAAAGCACTCAAAGACAAATACAACACCGAAGATAAAGTCCGTTATTTTTATCAGCTCAGTGAAAAGCCAATCATCACGGTCGCAGGAAAAAACTGGCCGAGCGAAGTGTTTACCTTTTGTGGCGGCGAAAACATATTTTCCAGCGCAAGCTCTCCCTATCCTCAAGTCAGCATAGAACAAATCATCACTCGACAACCGGACGTCATTTTTACATCGCGTCACGCAATGAGTAGTGACGGCATGTGGTCTGAATGGAAGAGTGAGGTTCCTGCTTTAAAGGACGGACATATTTGGTCATTGAATGCTGACTGGATCAACCGTCCGACCCCCAGAACACTTAATGCCATCACAGAAGTGTGCGATTACTTTGAAAGCGTACGCCAAAAACGCTAA
- a CDS encoding TRIC cation channel family protein, translating to MDSMLLYMIDLFGTAVFAISGVLLAGRLKMDPFGVIVLGSVTAIGGGTIRDMALGATPVFWVTETTYLWVIFITCLLTMLIIRRPKRLSWWVLPVCDAIGLAVFVGIGVEKALAYNASGMVAVIMGVITGCGGGIIRDVLAREIPMVLRSEVYATACIIGGIFHTTAVAMGYDHSTALIAGVSSTLIIRLGAIRWHLSLPTFALTK from the coding sequence ATGGACTCCATGCTGCTTTACATGATCGACTTATTCGGCACTGCTGTCTTCGCCATTTCAGGTGTATTACTGGCTGGTCGGTTAAAGATGGATCCATTCGGCGTCATTGTGCTCGGTAGTGTTACCGCGATTGGTGGCGGAACAATCCGAGATATGGCTCTGGGAGCCACACCAGTATTTTGGGTCACTGAAACGACCTACCTCTGGGTTATCTTTATCACCTGCCTATTAACTATGCTGATAATCCGCCGTCCCAAGCGCCTTTCTTGGTGGGTTTTACCTGTTTGTGATGCCATCGGTCTTGCTGTCTTCGTCGGTATCGGAGTAGAAAAAGCACTCGCTTACAATGCTTCAGGAATGGTCGCTGTGATCATGGGCGTTATTACTGGCTGTGGTGGTGGCATCATACGTGATGTACTGGCACGAGAGATTCCGATGGTACTGAGAAGTGAAGTGTATGCCACCGCCTGTATTATTGGAGGGATATTCCATACTACAGCAGTCGCCATGGGCTATGACCACTCGACAGCCCTTATCGCTGGAGTAAGCTCTACATTGATTATCCGTCTTGGGGCCATTCGCTGGCATCTGTCTTTACCAACTTTTGCTTTAACTAAATAA
- a CDS encoding TSUP family transporter, with protein MDVSFELLAIMFFVASAAGFIDAMAGGGGLLTLPALLAAGVPPTNALATNKLQSSFGSFSASLYFVRNGIVNLKEMRLAILCTFIGAATGAELVQLFDTSFLTSLIPILLVAISLYFLLAPQTKADSGKKPLSEAAFALSVGSCVGFYDGFFGPGTGSIFTVCFVVLGHFSLVDATARTKILNFTSNIAALMFFVIAGLPIWKLGLVMAVGQFLGARIGAKVVVTKGQKWIRPLVIMMSLLMAAKLLWQQHSDWIMSLL; from the coding sequence ATGGACGTTTCATTCGAACTATTAGCGATAATGTTTTTTGTCGCAAGCGCAGCTGGTTTTATTGATGCTATGGCAGGCGGCGGAGGACTACTAACGCTTCCGGCACTTTTAGCCGCTGGAGTTCCTCCTACTAACGCTTTAGCTACGAATAAACTCCAAAGTTCATTTGGTAGTTTTTCTGCCAGCTTGTATTTTGTTCGCAATGGTATCGTGAACCTTAAAGAGATGCGTCTTGCGATCTTATGTACTTTTATCGGAGCTGCGACAGGAGCTGAGTTAGTTCAGCTATTTGATACGTCTTTTTTAACCAGTTTAATTCCGATACTTTTGGTAGCGATTTCTCTCTACTTTTTATTGGCACCGCAGACCAAAGCTGACTCAGGAAAGAAACCATTATCCGAGGCCGCTTTCGCGCTGAGTGTTGGTAGCTGTGTTGGCTTTTATGATGGCTTTTTTGGTCCGGGTACTGGCTCGATTTTTACAGTCTGTTTTGTAGTGTTAGGTCATTTCTCATTAGTAGATGCAACTGCACGCACCAAAATTCTAAATTTTACTTCTAACATCGCGGCACTAATGTTTTTTGTAATAGCTGGGCTACCAATTTGGAAGTTAGGCTTGGTAATGGCTGTTGGACAATTTTTAGGAGCAAGGATAGGGGCAAAAGTGGTGGTAACTAAAGGCCAGAAATGGATTCGGCCTCTAGTTATTATGATGTCACTATTAATGGCGGCTAAGCTGCTTTGGCAACAACACTCAGACTGGATAATGAGTCTACTTTAA